The genomic region AAAATGGCTGGTTGGGCATACTGGGTTTGCTTAATCTTATCTTCATCAGCTACCAATTCAGCTAGGTCATAACCCAGCACGGCGGAAGCCTGGTCAATAGTGCTCTGATAGGCGGGCAGATTTTCATACAAATCCAAGCCCATGCCGGCCTGTTGGGCACCTTGGCCACTAAAGAGTAATCCTAATTTCATGCTTTTCCTCTTCTATCCAACCAACTTACTTGGTGGTGTTTGGAATGCCCATCAACTCAGTGGCTTGGCTCCAAATATCATCCAAAATCTCAGCAACTGGCTTTTCATCGTTGACCAAACCAGAAATCTGACCAGCCATGAAGGCGCCGCCGTCCTTGTCACCTTCGACCACGGCGGCCTTTAAGGTACCAGACTCCAGCTTTTCCATCTGTTCGTAGTTGGGCTTTGGCTTTTGCAGTTCGTTGACTTCGTTTTTAACGAAGTTCTTAGACATCTTGTTTTTCAAGACGCGGGCCCGGTTACCCAGAACATTTCCAGTCACAATCGTGTCGATGTCCTTGGCCTTTAAGACCTTCTTTTTGAAGTTGGGGTGGATTTCAGATTCAGCGGCCGTTAAGAAACGGGTACCCATCTGAATGCCAGAAGCACCGAGCATAAAGGCTGCCGCAGCGCCACGGCCATCGGCGATACCACCAGCCGCAATGACCGGGATATCAACGGCATCGACCACCTGGGGAATCAGGGCCATGGTCGTCATGTGGCCAATATGACCACCGGACTCCATCCCTTCAGCCACCACGGCATCAACACCCTTACGTTCCATCATCCGAGCCATTGAAGAAGAAGGCACAACTGGCATCACAACAATCCCAGCCGCATGCAGTTCATCCAAGAAAGGTGAAGGATCACCGGCACCAGTGGCCACGACCTTAACGCCTTCTTCTAAAATCACGTCAAAGACTTCGCGGATGTGACGGCTCATCAGCATCACGTTCACACCGAAAGGCTTGTCAGTTAATTCCTTGGCCCGGCGGACTTCACGACGAACTTCATCACCGTGCCAGTAACCGGTTCCAATAATGCCCAGACCACCGGCTTCGGAAACGGCAGCAGCCAGTGCTCCGCTACCTGCCCAGGTCATGCCACCTTCGACAATTGGGTATTTCATGCCTAATTTTTCAAAAATGGGGTTACTAATGTTTACAGTCATGTGTTCATCCTTTTTAATCTCTATGTACGCGGCCTAAGCCGCTTAGCTGTCGGCTTACTTCTTAGCTTCTTGCTCTTTAATAGCATTAACCAAGTCTTGGACAGTCTTGATGTTTTCAGCAACTTCCAACTTAATGTCAAAGTCATCTTCAACCCGGTTCAAAACTTCAAACAAGTCCAATGAATCGGCATCGATGTCATCAGTCAAGTTAGTCGTCAAAGTCACTTCGTCATCGTCCAAGTCGAACTGGTCAACCAAGATTTCCTGTACCTTGTTAAAAATTTCTTCGTCAGTCATGCGTAATTCTCCTCGCGCTTTTTCGTGGTAAGATCGTTAGATTTATAGGGTGCAGCCGTCTCTACACCGCGGTTTAACAATAATTTATTAGAGTTGCCAGATTTGAGCTCCGATGGCCAGACCGCCACCAAAGCCAACAAAGGCAACCTTCATGCCCGGCTTAACCTGGCCGCTTTGGCGCAGTTCGTCCAGCAAAATGGCGGTTGAACCCGCCGAAGTATTACCATACTCGGCCATGTTGGTCGGGAACTTGTCCATCGACTGGCCAAAGTTCTTGGCAATCGACTCAATAATCCGGTGGTTGGCCTGGTGGGCCAGGTACAAGTCGATATCATCGGCTTGCAGGCTAGCCTTCTGGAGGGCCCGGTCCAGAACCTTGGGCACCTCGCGGGTCGCAAAGCCATAAACGCTGCGGCCGTCCTGGTGGAAGTAAGGATCTAGTGGTGAAATCTCACCGGCAAAGGCATTTTGATTAGCAAAACGCCCGGTCAAGATGGCCTCGCCACGGTCACCATAGGCCTGCAATTCTTCGGCAATTAGCCCAACCGGCTCATCAGTCCGTTCCAGCAGGAGACCGCCAGCCCCATCTCCAAAGAGAACCGAGACCGTCCGGTCCTTCCAGTCGACTAACTTGGAAAGGACCTCAGCCCCGATAAACATCCCCCGCTGGTAACGACCAGATGAGAGGAAGGCTGAAGCCGCCGACAAACCATAAACAAAGCCTGAGCAAGCCGCGTTTAGGTCAAAGGCAAAGGCATTTGCCGCCTCGATATTGCCTTGAACGATGGCTGCCGTATGCGGTGACAGAGCATCGGGGGACATGGTCCCCACGATAATGAAGTCCAAGTCATCGGCAGACCAGCCTGATTCGGCTAGGAGCTTTTTGGCAACTGCCGTGGCCAGGTCGGAAGTGTTTTCGTCCGTGACCACGTGGCGGTTGTGAATCCCAGTGCGGGGGTAAATCCACTCGTCACTGGTGTCCATCAACTCACTTAATTCATCATTGGTCACCACCCGTTCCGGTACTTGGTGGGCGGTGGCCACTATTTTTAACTGTTCCATACCGTCATCGACGTCCTTGCTCTTATAGTTCACTCATCAAGCGGTTAAGGTACCGCTTCAAGTTGGCAATGCCCCGTTCAATGGTGGCACATTCGACTGGGTTCATATCCTCAAAGAGGCTGTGGGTCAGCCCGCGGTGAAAACCTTGGTGGACCCGGTAAACCACCCGACCCGCTCGGGTCAGGCCGAGATGAACCACCCGGCGGTCCTTAGAAGAACGCCGCCGCTCCACGTAGCCCTTTTCCACCAAGCGGTCGATGGCCGTGGTCATCGCACTGGGCGTGAGGTGAACAATCTTGGCCACCTGGGAAGCGCTCTTGGCCTCATACATGGAGATGGCATCAATTGTGTGCACTTCTTTCATCGACAGGTCCTGGAAAGGTCCCTGTCGCAGGCTGGCCTCTTCAATCCAGGTCACGTTGGCAAAGACCTGGGCCAGGTCCTGATTAGCTAATTCAAAATTAAAATCTGCTGCTACTTTAACCATTGCTCTTTTCTTCATCGGGGGCGACCACAAACATCAGCTCGGCTGAAGTAGCGGTCTTATCACCGACCTTGGCTTCAACAATCACACTACCCATGTTGGCCCGCACCTTACCAAAGTGGACGTGGAGCTTTAAGGTGTCGCCCGGTAGGACCATCTTCTTGAACTTGGCATCGTCAATCCCAGTCATATAAGCAGTCTTCCCCTTAAACTGAGGTGAAGACAGAATCAAGATTGAAGCGGCCTGGGCCAGGGCTTCGATAATCAAAACCCCAGGCATGACTGGGTTACCAGGGAAGTGACCCTGGAAATACTGTTCGTTGATGGTCACGTTCTTAACGGCCACAATCGACTCGTCAGGGACCATTTCTTCCACGTAATCCATGTACAAGATGGGGTAGCGGTTGGGGATCAAGTCCATGATCTCCGTAGTTGATAGGACTGGCATAGCAGTTTATCCTTCCTAGCTTGGCAATTTAGATTGCAATTTGATGACAAAAAAAGGCAATCCTGTAACAGAAAAACCTTAACAATAATTATTTCGATTGTCAAACTATCTGATACCTAGAAATAAATTGCCGCCAAAAATGACAGGGCATAAACCACTAGGACCAGGATAATCACCGGCCGGTAAAACAAATTTAAGAAGGCTAAGTACTCCCGCAGGCGGGCCCGCCAGCGGACTTTTGGCCGGGTTGGGCCGCCAAATACCTGAGTTTTCAGACCAATCCGGTGGGCCAGGAAGGCCGCGCGCAGGACGTGGTAGTCACTAGTAAAAATCAGCAGTTGGTTTGGCTGGTTGAGTTGACCGCCCTGCTTTTCAATCAGTTGACGGGTAAAGACCAGGTTCTGGTAGGTATTGTGGCTCTGATCTTCGACCCAGAGCTGATTGGTAGGATAAGCATAGGTTTTAGCGGCATAGTCACGCATGGCCAAGCCCTCGGGCAGATTTTCATCAAACCCCTGGCCACCGGAAAAGATTAAAGTTGCTCGGCGCTGGTGGGCATCGGCCGCCGTCATGGCTGCGTCAATTCGACTGGCCAGAATCGGGCCGACTCGGTAACCATCCCGTAAGTAGGCGCCCAGGACCACGCCATAGGGGGCCGCCGGGGCTTGTCGGTGGTTAGCCGCATAGACCCACATCGCTACTAACAAGAAAAAAGCAGCCAAATCAACCAAGATCAAGATTGTAACTGACCCCCACCACAGTCCCTTCATGGTGGGAGCCGTTCCCGGCCAGAGCCAACCGGCCCAGGCCACCAGAAGAACCGCCAGCAAAAAGAGGGCTAAGACCAGACTAAGCGGCCGCATCCGAAAGCGGAACCAGACCCGGGCCGCCATGCCGGCCATGACTAAAACCAGAGCCGAGGTCAACAAAGCTGCAATCCCTAGCAAAATCATCATGGTCTGTCCCCCTTTCTGGAAAATAAAAACACCTTACGGTGTTTACAGGTCTAAGATTAGCAAATGTTCAATCCACTCACCCATGAAGTCGTTACCACCCCACTCGTTAACCCGGGCGGTGTGATAACCAACGGCCACATTGTAGTAGTTGTTGTTACCGACCTTTAATGGTGCCGGGTGGAGGTGCAGGTGGCCAAAGACCGTCGCAATCGTGTAGGACTGGTCGGCAGTTTCACCCAGCTTCTCACTACCCAGGAAGGCGTTGAGAATATCCAAACGGCTATCACCACGGGGCATCCGATGAATGTAGTCCAAGCGCGGCACAAAGTGGTTGACTAGGACCGTCTTGCGGTCGCCAGCCAGTTCTAAGTGGTCGCGAATCTGGCGTAGGTTCCGGGCAAAACGCTCGGGGTCAGACATGGGCTGCTCAATCCGACGGTCGTACCAGAACTCATGCTTGAAGCGGATGATTTCTGATTCAGGATAGTCATCACCGACAAAGCTGTAATCGTACCAGCCATTGTTTCCGATAATACGGACCCCATCGTCACCAATGTCGAGGGCCTTATTATGGAAGTAAAGTGGGTCTAAGTCACTTTCCAATTCGTCATAAGTGACGCCAGCACCCATTTCATGGTTACCCGCAATGAAACGAACCTTAACGCCATCGCCCAGTTCGTTTTGTAGGTCATGGGCGTATTTTAGGGTCTTGCCAAAGTCGTTAAAGGCGTCCCCGGTAATAATGTATGCTTCTACGCCCTGCTCGACCAAATAACGGGCCTGCAGCGGCATAATTTCATCCACGTCTAAGTGGTTAATATCAAAGTGATTGTCTGAAGAAAAGGCGACTTTCAAACTGAAACCCCCAAGGATAATTTTTATCTAGTATACCATAATCCAGGTTACCGCCCTGGGACAACAAAAAAAGGAGGCATGCTTAGCATGTCTCCTTTAGTCATAAAATTATGAATTAAACGTGGGCGAAGTGCAACAGCGTACGGATCATGTTTGAAGTGAAACCGTATTCGTTGTCGTACCATGAAACAGTCTTAACCAACTGCTTGTCACCGGCTTCGACGATCTGCGTCTGCGTAGCATCGAAAGTAGCACCGTGGGTGTCACCGATGATATCTGATGAAACGATTTCGTCTTCGTTGTAACCGAATGAATCTGAAGCTGCGGCCTTCATAGCTGCGTTAACTTCATCAGCAGATACCTTCTTTGAAAGCACTGAAGTCAATTCAGTAACAGAACCATCAACAACGGCAACACGCTGCGCGTGTCCGTCAACCTTACCCTTCAACTCAGGGACAACCAGGCCGATAGCCTTGGCAGCACCAGTTGAGTGAGGAATCGTGTTAGCTGAAGCAGTACGGTTTGAACGGAACTTCTTGCTTTTAGGTCCATCCAAGATCATCTGAGTTGAAGTGAAGGCGTGGATAGTAGTCATCGTAGCAACTTCAACACCGAACTTGTCCTGCAATACACGAGCCATTGGGGCAAGTGACTGAGTGGTACATGAACCAGCTGAAACGATCTTGTCGTCAGGCTTCAAGATGTCCTGGTTAACACCGTAAACAACAGTAGGCACGTCACCGGCTGGGGCTGAAATCAAAACCTTCTTAGCACCGGCATCCAAGTGGGCCTGTGACTTTTCGGCTGAAGTATAGAAACCAGTAGCTTCCAATACATACTCAACACCGTCATTCTTAACCCAAGGAATGTTGTGAGCATCGCGTTCTGCGTAAACCGTGTAGTGCTTACCATTAACGACGATACCAGTCTCATCAGCAGAAACTTCGGCATCCAAAGTTCCGTGCGTTGAGTCATACTTCAACAAGTATGCCAACATTGATGGGCTAGTCAAATCGTTAATAGCTGCGACTTCGATATCAGCAGCTGAATCACCAAGTTCCAAAATACGACGGAATGCAAGGCGACCAATACGACCGAAGCCGTTAATTCCAATCTTCACAGTCATGTGTGTAGAGCCTCCAATTTGTTTTCTTTGACTTATGTCAACACAGATATTATAGCACAAAGTGTAATAATGAGCGAACCCGCAAGGCCTAATTAACCGGATTGGTACAGACCCATTTTTGCCAAAGATTTGTGACACAAAAGTGCTATAATGTACATAATTAAACAAGCGCCTAGAGGAGAGTGCCTATGCAAAAATTTTCTGCCCAACGAATTGCTGTTTTAGCAGTGATTATCGCTGCTAACGTCGCCTTATCTTACGTGGCTAGGATTCCAATTCCGGCTACGACCGGTTATGTCAATTTGGTGGAAGCCGGTATCTTTTTGGTCGCCCTCCTGGGTGGTCCAACCAGCGGCCTAATTGTCGGTGGTCTGAGTGGCTTTTTGCTTGATATCTTTGCCGGCGCACCGGAGTGGATGTTCTTTTCATTAGTTATCCATGGCCTAGAAGGTTGGGTAACTGGCGCAATTGGTGCCAACAAGAAGATTGGGCAGCAGGCAATCGCCGTAGTAGCTGGTTCAGCTATCATGGTCATTGGCTATATCTTCCCCACGGTGCTCTTTGCCCACAGTTGGGCGGCCGGCTGGGCATCAGTGCCTAGTAACATCGGCCAGGCCGTGGCCGGATTGATTGTCAGCCTCCTGCTGATTCCAATCTTTAACCGCCTGCCTCAAATTAAAAAATACTTGTAAACGGTCTAGTTATTTAGAAAACAGAAAAAACTTTTGCACAGGCTGCTTGAATTGTCCACTTTCATTTAGTGGGCTTTTTTGGTATAGTTTATATTGTACAAAACATTTGTCGGGCTTATTACCCAGAAATAATAGGAGGAATGTTTCATTTATGGCAGATTATGATTATGACGTCTTGTACCTCGGTAGTGGACACGCCGCCTTTGATGGCGCTGGCATGTTGACCGCTAAGGGACTGAAGGTCGCCTTCGTTGAAAAAGAAAAAGTCGGTGGTACCTGCCCTAACTGGGGATGTAACGCTAAGATTTTGCTAGAAGCGCCAGCAGCTATCCAGCGTCAAATCCGTGATTCTAAGGGTATTATCGCCGGTGATGGCAGCATTGATTGGGCTAAGAACCAGGCCCACAAGCGCTCGGTGATTGACGACTTACCTGATATCTTACAGAACATGTTCCAAAGCCTGGGCGTAACCTATCTCTTTGGTGATGGTCATTTCGTTGATGCGCACACGGTGCAGGTTGGTGACCAAAAAGTTACTGCTGATAAGATTGTGATCGCAACCGGGGCCCACTCTAATATCTTAGACGTCCCCGGCAAGGAAAACCTGAGCGATTCCAAGGCCTTCTTGGCCCTCGAGGACATGCCTAAGCAGATGGTGGTCATCGGGGCCGGTTATATCGGCCTGGAAAGCGCAGCCATGGCCCGGGCCGCTGGTAGCGACGTGACGGTAGTCATGCACAGTGACCACGCCCTGCGGCCTTTCTACCACAAGTACGTTGACCAGTTGATTGCCAGCATGAAGGAAGACGGCATTCACTTCGTGATGAACGCTGATATTCAGGCTGTTCAGGGTAGCGGTGATGAGCTGACCCTGAAGACGGATAAGGGTGAGTTTGAAGCCGACTGGATCTTGGATGCCACTGGCCGCAACCCTAACGTCGAAGACCTTGGCCTGGACGAAATCGGGGTTAAGTACAGCCGCCATGGTGTGGCCGTTAACGACCACCTGCAGACCAGCGTTGATAACATTTACGCTGCCGGTGATGTCTTAGATAAGAAGCAACCACGGCTAACGCCAACGGCTACCTTCGAATCACAGTACCTGAGCCACCTCTTCCTGGGTGACACCAAGGATGCCATCGACTACCCTGCCGTAGCCACTAACGTCTTCACCCTGCCTCGGATTGCTCAGGCCGGTGTGACCGTCCGCGACGCCCACGCTGAGCCGGACAAGTACAAGGTCGTCGAAAAGGATGTCATGGGTGACTGGTACCGCCAGGTCGACTACGAAAAAGCGGGCCAAATTGCCCTGGTCTACGACAAGGACCAGCGCTTGGTTGGTGCCACTGAGATTTCAGACCGGGCTGATGATGTCATCAATCAGCTCCTGCCCGCCATTGAGTTTGGCTACACGCCAGACCAGCTGGCCCGTCTGGTAACCATCTTCCCATCAATTGGTTACACGGCCTTCGGTGAGTTAGGATAATTATAGATAGTAAAAAGCACCGACCTAGGTCGGTGCTTTTTATTTCTATCTTAAAATGAGCTGGGGTTAATCTTTGTGGTTACTGTGGCCATTCCAGAATTTCAAAAGTACTAAGGAAATGGCCACCGCCACTGCAATAATGACAATAAATGCCAACCAAGCGGGCAGACCGAAGTGTGAAAA from Leuconostocaceae bacterium ESL0723 harbors:
- the fabZ gene encoding 3-hydroxyacyl-ACP dehydratase FabZ, giving the protein MPVLSTTEIMDLIPNRYPILYMDYVEEMVPDESIVAVKNVTINEQYFQGHFPGNPVMPGVLIIEALAQAASILILSSPQFKGKTAYMTGIDDAKFKKMVLPGDTLKLHVHFGKVRANMGSVIVEAKVGDKTATSAELMFVVAPDEEKSNG
- a CDS encoding nitronate monooxygenase; this translates as MTVNISNPIFEKLGMKYPIVEGGMTWAGSGALAAAVSEAGGLGIIGTGYWHGDEVRREVRRAKELTDKPFGVNVMLMSRHIREVFDVILEEGVKVVATGAGDPSPFLDELHAAGIVVMPVVPSSSMARMMERKGVDAVVAEGMESGGHIGHMTTMALIPQVVDAVDIPVIAAGGIADGRGAAAAFMLGASGIQMGTRFLTAAESEIHPNFKKKVLKAKDIDTIVTGNVLGNRARVLKNKMSKNFVKNEVNELQKPKPNYEQMEKLESGTLKAAVVEGDKDGGAFMAGQISGLVNDEKPVAEILDDIWSQATELMGIPNTTK
- a CDS encoding MarR family transcriptional regulator, whose protein sequence is MVKVAADFNFELANQDLAQVFANVTWIEEASLRQGPFQDLSMKEVHTIDAISMYEAKSASQVAKIVHLTPSAMTTAIDRLVEKGYVERRRSSKDRRVVHLGLTRAGRVVYRVHQGFHRGLTHSLFEDMNPVECATIERGIANLKRYLNRLMSEL
- the gap gene encoding type I glyceraldehyde-3-phosphate dehydrogenase, with product MTVKIGINGFGRIGRLAFRRILELGDSAADIEVAAINDLTSPSMLAYLLKYDSTHGTLDAEVSADETGIVVNGKHYTVYAERDAHNIPWVKNDGVEYVLEATGFYTSAEKSQAHLDAGAKKVLISAPAGDVPTVVYGVNQDILKPDDKIVSAGSCTTQSLAPMARVLQDKFGVEVATMTTIHAFTSTQMILDGPKSKKFRSNRTASANTIPHSTGAAKAIGLVVPELKGKVDGHAQRVAVVDGSVTELTSVLSKKVSADEVNAAMKAAASDSFGYNEDEIVSSDIIGDTHGATFDATQTQIVEAGDKQLVKTVSWYDNEYGFTSNMIRTLLHFAHV
- a CDS encoding ketoacyl-ACP synthase III is translated as MEQLKIVATAHQVPERVVTNDELSELMDTSDEWIYPRTGIHNRHVVTDENTSDLATAVAKKLLAESGWSADDLDFIIVGTMSPDALSPHTAAIVQGNIEAANAFAFDLNAACSGFVYGLSAASAFLSSGRYQRGMFIGAEVLSKLVDWKDRTVSVLFGDGAGGLLLERTDEPVGLIAEELQAYGDRGEAILTGRFANQNAFAGEISPLDPYFHQDGRSVYGFATREVPKVLDRALQKASLQADDIDLYLAHQANHRIIESIAKNFGQSMDKFPTNMAEYGNTSAGSTAILLDELRQSGQVKPGMKVAFVGFGGGLAIGAQIWQL
- a CDS encoding acyl carrier protein; the encoded protein is MTDEEIFNKVQEILVDQFDLDDDEVTLTTNLTDDIDADSLDLFEVLNRVEDDFDIKLEVAENIKTVQDLVNAIKEQEAKK
- a CDS encoding metallophosphoesterase, translating into MKVAFSSDNHFDINHLDVDEIMPLQARYLVEQGVEAYIITGDAFNDFGKTLKYAHDLQNELGDGVKVRFIAGNHEMGAGVTYDELESDLDPLYFHNKALDIGDDGVRIIGNNGWYDYSFVGDDYPESEIIRFKHEFWYDRRIEQPMSDPERFARNLRQIRDHLELAGDRKTVLVNHFVPRLDYIHRMPRGDSRLDILNAFLGSEKLGETADQSYTIATVFGHLHLHPAPLKVGNNNYYNVAVGYHTARVNEWGGNDFMGEWIEHLLILDL
- a CDS encoding ECF transporter S component, translating into MQKFSAQRIAVLAVIIAANVALSYVARIPIPATTGYVNLVEAGIFLVALLGGPTSGLIVGGLSGFLLDIFAGAPEWMFFSLVIHGLEGWVTGAIGANKKIGQQAIAVVAGSAIMVIGYIFPTVLFAHSWAAGWASVPSNIGQAVAGLIVSLLLIPIFNRLPQIKKYL
- a CDS encoding NAD(P)/FAD-dependent oxidoreductase — translated: MADYDYDVLYLGSGHAAFDGAGMLTAKGLKVAFVEKEKVGGTCPNWGCNAKILLEAPAAIQRQIRDSKGIIAGDGSIDWAKNQAHKRSVIDDLPDILQNMFQSLGVTYLFGDGHFVDAHTVQVGDQKVTADKIVIATGAHSNILDVPGKENLSDSKAFLALEDMPKQMVVIGAGYIGLESAAMARAAGSDVTVVMHSDHALRPFYHKYVDQLIASMKEDGIHFVMNADIQAVQGSGDELTLKTDKGEFEADWILDATGRNPNVEDLGLDEIGVKYSRHGVAVNDHLQTSVDNIYAAGDVLDKKQPRLTPTATFESQYLSHLFLGDTKDAIDYPAVATNVFTLPRIAQAGVTVRDAHAEPDKYKVVEKDVMGDWYRQVDYEKAGQIALVYDKDQRLVGATEISDRADDVINQLLPAIEFGYTPDQLARLVTIFPSIGYTAFGELG
- a CDS encoding YdcF family protein — protein: MMILLGIAALLTSALVLVMAGMAARVWFRFRMRPLSLVLALFLLAVLLVAWAGWLWPGTAPTMKGLWWGSVTILILVDLAAFFLLVAMWVYAANHRQAPAAPYGVVLGAYLRDGYRVGPILASRIDAAMTAADAHQRRATLIFSGGQGFDENLPEGLAMRDYAAKTYAYPTNQLWVEDQSHNTYQNLVFTRQLIEKQGGQLNQPNQLLIFTSDYHVLRAAFLAHRIGLKTQVFGGPTRPKVRWRARLREYLAFLNLFYRPVIILVLVVYALSFLAAIYF